Genomic window (Deltaproteobacteria bacterium):
GGCGCCGATACCGGCGGCGTGCACGCCGGTGGCACCGCCGAACAGGTAGAGATCGAAATCGCGCAGGTCGTAGCCGCGCGCGAGCACGTGATAGCGGATGGCGTCGGCCATGTGGGCGTTGACGATGCGGAAGATGCCGGCGGCGGCTTCGTGCACCGAGCAGCCTAGGGGCCGGGCGATCTGGCTGGCGATGGCCTGCTCGGCCGCGGCGCGGTCGAGCCGCAGTGCGCCGCCGAGAAAGAACTCGGGATTGAGGTAGCCGAGCACGACGTTGGCGTCGGTGACGGTCGGCTGCGTGCCGCCGCGACCGTAGCACACCGGCCCGGGGTCGGCCCCGGCACTCTGCGGCCCGACGCTGATGCGGCCGTCGCGCACGCTGGCGATGCTGCCGCCGCCGGCGCCGATCGACTCGACGTCCACCATCGGCGTCGCCACCACGTGACGCTGGTGGTACGAGCGGGTGTTGTAGCGGATCTCGCCGTCGACGATCAGGCTGATGTCGAAGGACGTACCGCCCATGTCACCGGTGATGATCTTGGTGCTGCGCAACAGCCGGCCGATGATCTTGGCCGCCAGCACGCCGCCAGCCGGACCCGATTGCAGGGTGGTGACCGCCTGGGCCGCCGCCCGGGCGGCGGGTACAACGCCGCCGTTGGCTTGCATCACGTAGCACGGCGCCCGCAGCTCGTGCCGGTTTAACTCGCCCGTAAGCGCGTTGAGGTAACGCTCGACTTCGGGACGCAGGTAGCTGTTGAGCACGGTGGTGCTGGTGCGCTCGTACTCGCCGATCAGCGCCACCACCTCGCTGGAGATGGTCACGCAGGCCGCGGGATAGCGGGCGAGAATCAGCTCGCGCGCGCGCTGCTCGTGCACCGGGTTAACACAGGCCCACAGGAAGACGAGGCTGAGGGCCTCGCAGTGCTCTTCTTCGAGCAGCACGCGCGCGGCCGCGAGCAGCGCCGCCTCGTCCAGCGCCACCACCTCCTCGCCGTCGCGATCGCTACGCTCGGCGATGCCGATCACCCGGGGCGGTGCCAGCAGTTGGAAGGGGCGCTGGTTTTGCGTCTTGTGGTACCAGGCCTCGACCGGCAGGCCCTGGCAGAAAGCGCTGCCGCGCATCAGCAGCAAGGTGTCCTCGAAGCCTTTGGTGGTGATCAGGCCGACGCGCGCACCGCGCTGGTTGATCAAGGCATTGGTGGCCACGGTGCAGCCGTGGGCGAAGCCGCGGGTGCGCGCCAGCAACTGCGGTAGGGTCAGGTGCAGTTGAGCTGCGGCTTGCGCCAAGGCGCGGAACAGCCCCTCGCCGAACTGCGGCGGGGTCGAGGGCGCCTTGCTGATGACCACGCGGCCGTCGTCATCGAGCACTACGCAGTCGGTGAACGTGCCGCCGACGTCGGTGCCGATATAGTAGGCGGTCTCGGCCGGCAGGCGGCGGGCAGCCATCATCGCCTCAGCGCTGCCCGTAGGCGAAGGCGCACACCATCAGCATGCGCGCCGTTCCCGGGCCGGCGTTCTCCCACGTGTGCGGCACGTCGCCCTTGAGATGGAGCGTGTCGCCGGGCTTGAGGATGTAAGGCTCGCCGCGGATCACAAAACGCACGCGCCCGGCCAGCCCGAAGACCACCTCTTCGCCGCGATAGCGGATGGGAACGCCGGCACCGCTCTTGCCGCCGCGCGCCACCGTGACGATGAAGGCCTCCATCTGCGGGTTGACCAGCGGCTCGGCCACGTGCTCGAAGCGCAACGGGGTGCCGGCCACATGCAACACCCGTCCGGTTTGGGCCGGCAAGTGGCGCACCTCGACGGCGGCGGTGGTGTTGTCTTCGACGAAGTATGAAATCCGCCGGCCGAGCGCGTCGGCCAGACGGATGCACACCGCCAGCGAGGGAATCAGCCGTCCGGCTTCGATCTTGTGGATGGTGCTGGCCGCCAGCCCCGACTTCTCCGCCACCTGGCGCAAGCTGAGCCCGGCCTCCAGGCGCGCCCGCCGGAAGCGCTCGGTGGCCCGGCGCACGGGCGAAGCCTCGGCCGCGCTCGGCCGGTCCACGGATTGCCTGGTCGCCCTCGTTGCTCGCATTTCCGATCCGCCTATAGTGTTTCCGATAGTCCGAGACCGGCCCGCCCGCACATGACGATGGTCACCCCCTGGGCTGACCTTGGCCTTGGGGCTTACCACGGATTAAACGGATTGGGCGGGCTCGGATCGCCTTGAAGCCTTTTCCGGCCCGTGAAACCCGTTGCATCCGTTCGATCCGTTGTAGGAGAAGTCCGGGCTCCGGTGCCAAGCTCCCGGTGGGAGGGGTGACTCCGCGTCTCCGCGAGAGCCCACGTCGCGGGGCGTCAGTGGTTGGTCCCTCCTGCTACGGCTGCCGGTAGAGCGCTGAGCGTAAGCTGGGCTAGCCGAGCACGTGAATGGCGGACGACTTGAACGTGAGCCAGACCTCGGCTCCGAGGTTGAGGCCGAGCTCTTCGTAGGAATGCAGCGTGATCCGTGCGACCAGCGCCCGTCCGCAATCGACGGTGACGACCACGGCGGCTCCGTCGCGCTCGGCCTTGAGGATCGTGCCGGCGACGCAGTTGCGCGCGCTGGAGTGGAGCGGCGCACGGGAGAGGATGATCGCCTCCGGGTCGATGGCGATGGCGCGCGCGGCCGGAGCACCGGCGATTTCCAGGCGGAGCCCGTCGCTCTCGAAGTGGTAGGTGCCATCACTGGCGGTGGTGATGCCACGCAAGACGTTTACCAGGGGCGCCGCGGTGACCCGGCCGCCGAC
Coding sequences:
- a CDS encoding hydantoinase/oxoprolinase family protein produces the protein MMAARRLPAETAYYIGTDVGGTFTDCVVLDDDGRVVISKAPSTPPQFGEGLFRALAQAAAQLHLTLPQLLARTRGFAHGCTVATNALINQRGARVGLITTKGFEDTLLLMRGSAFCQGLPVEAWYHKTQNQRPFQLLAPPRVIGIAERSDRDGEEVVALDEAALLAAARVLLEEEHCEALSLVFLWACVNPVHEQRARELILARYPAACVTISSEVVALIGEYERTSTTVLNSYLRPEVERYLNALTGELNRHELRAPCYVMQANGGVVPAARAAAQAVTTLQSGPAGGVLAAKIIGRLLRSTKIITGDMGGTSFDISLIVDGEIRYNTRSYHQRHVVATPMVDVESIGAGGGSIASVRDGRISVGPQSAGADPGPVCYGRGGTQPTVTDANVVLGYLNPEFFLGGALRLDRAAAEQAIASQIARPLGCSVHEAAAGIFRIVNAHMADAIRYHVLARGYDLRDFDLYLFGGATGVHAAGIGAELEVRSIVVPLAGLATVLSAFGIANSDVLRVLVAAHATAFPPADLSATAQTYERLEAEGRAELAAEGFAANRVSVERWANLRYHLQLTEVEVPLPAGPLAPRTAAELVRRFDTRYAELYGAGAGFKDAGRDLISQLVKVRGRTPKGRLEAVPLDSPHSAYARKGVRPLHLGAGTVVDTPLYDGDALRAGNVVAGPAVLEMQGTTVLVPPGYQAEYDAYRNIRLEPAAAAAAPES
- a CDS encoding helix-turn-helix transcriptional regulator, which produces MDRPSAAEASPVRRATERFRRARLEAGLSLRQVAEKSGLAASTIHKIEAGRLIPSLAVCIRLADALGRRISYFVEDNTTAAVEVRHLPAQTGRVLHVAGTPLRFEHVAEPLVNPQMEAFIVTVARGGKSGAGVPIRYRGEEVVFGLAGRVRFVIRGEPYILKPGDTLHLKGDVPHTWENAGPGTARMLMVCAFAYGQR